The Coffea arabica cultivar ET-39 chromosome 8e, Coffea Arabica ET-39 HiFi, whole genome shotgun sequence genome window below encodes:
- the LOC113705001 gene encoding cytochrome P450 87A3-like, with protein MSAALCIAAAFFVLIIARWVYNWRNPICKGVLPPGSMGWPLLGETLKFFSPSTTFDVHPFVKERMKRHGPIFRTSLVGRPIIVSTDSDLNYYIFQQEGQLFQSWYPDTFTEIFGRQNVGSLHGFMYKYLKNMVLNLFGPEALKKMLPDVEQAATRKLKRWSSQKSVDMKEATASLIFDLTTKKLISHDPEKSSENLRENFVAFIQGLISFPVDIPGTAYHKCLQGRKKAMKMLKSMLEERRAKPRAHQSDFFDYVLQELGRKDTILTEPIALDLMFVLLFASFETTSLALTLAVKLLAEHPVALKELTEEHEAIVRKRENPDSALTWSEYKSMTFTFQIINETVRLANIVPGIFRKALQDVNFKGYTIPAGWGVMVCPPAVHLNPSRYRDPLEFNPWRWEGFELNGATRNFMAFGGGMRFCVGTEFTKVQMAVFLHCLVTKYMWQGIKGGDILRTPGLQFPNGYHVQLSEKFKPTEKPTTYVKR; from the exons GGTTTACAACTGGAGAAATCCCATATGCAAGGGAGTACTCCCTCCTGGTTCTATGGGATGGCCACTTCTAGGCGAaactcttaaatttttttctccCAGCACTACTTTCGATGTTCATCCCTTCGTCAAGGAGAGAATGAAGAG gcacggtccaataTTTCGCACTAGTTTGGTTGGACGGCCTATTATAGTATCTACAGACTCAGATCTTAACTACTACATCTTTCAGCAAGAGGGACAATTGTTTCAAAGTTGGTACCCTGACACTTTCACTGAGATCTTTGGAAGGCAGAATGTAGGTTCATTACATGGTTTCATGTATAAGTACCTTAAGAACATGGTGCTGAACCTGTTTGGTCCTGAAGCCCTTAAAAAAATGCTCCCTGATGTCGAACAAGCAGCAACTAGAAAATTAAAGAGGTGGTCGAGCCAGAAATCTGTTGACATGAAGGAAGCAACAGCAAGT TTGATATTTGATCTGActacaaaaaaattaatcaGTCATGACCCAGAGAAGTCCTCAGAGAATCTAAGGGAAAACTTTGTAGCTTTCATCCAGGGTTTAATCTCTTTCCCTGTAGATATTCCTGGAACAGCCTATCATAAGTGCTTACAG GGAAGAAAGAAGGCAATGAAGATGCTGAAGTCcatgttggaagaaagaagagcAAAGCCAAGAGCGCACCAAAGTGATTTCTTTGATTACGTCCTCCAAGAACTTGGGAGGAAGGATACAATTCTTACAGAGCCTATCGCTCTAGATTTGATGTTTGTGCTACTCTTTGCCAGCTTTGAGACTACATCCCTGGCACTGACTTTAGCCGTAAAATTGCTGGCAGAGCACCCCGTGGCATTAAAAGAATTAACG GAAGAACATGAAGCAATAGTTAGGAAGAGGGAAAATCCAGATTCTGCACTTACATGGAGTGAATATAAGTCAATGACTTTTACATTTCAG ATTATCAATGAAACAGTCAGGCTGGCAAATATAGTTCCTGGAATATTCAGAAAAGCACTACAAGATGTCAATTTCAAAG GTTATACCATTCCTGCTGGTTGGGGCGTTATGGTCTGTCCTCCAGCTGTGCACCTTAATCCTTCCAGATATAGAGATCCCCTTGAATTCAACCCATGGAGATGGGAG GGGTTTGAATTGAATGGTGCAACTAGAAACTTCATGGCATTTGGAGGAGGCATGAGATTTTGTGTTGGAACAGAGTTCACTAAGGTGCAAATGGCTGTCTTTCTGCACTGTTTGGTGACTAAGTACAT GTGGCAAGGAATCAAGGGAGGAGATATTCTACGAACTCCTGGTTTACAGTTTCCAAATGGTTACCATGTCCAGCTTTCTGAAAAATTCAAACCAACAGAGAAACCGACAACATATGTGAAACGATGA
- the LOC113705002 gene encoding protein HAPLESS 2-like encodes MNPLYQFLVLLITSSLSLHPISTIQILSKSKLVKCEKTSDSIDNLNCTQKVVIDLAVPNESSGREASMVAEIVEVEENSSSNMRTLRVPPVITVNKSAAYVLYELTYIRDVAYKPVEYYVQTRKCEPDAGADVVQICERLRDEKGHIIEHTQPTCCPCGDQRRVPSSCGNFFDKMIKGKANTAHCLRFPGDWFHVFGVGQSSVGFTIQVEVKTRSRISEVILGPENRTATSSDNFLKANLVGDYVGYTSIPSFENYYLVVPRQGGHGQPQNLGNNFSMWMLLERVRFTLDGLECDKIGVGYGAFNGQPDFCSSPYWSCLHNQLWNFWDADQNRISRNQVPLYSVQGRFERINQHPNAGGQALSIGITEVLNTNLLIELSADDIEYVYQRSPGKILNIAVPTFEALTQFGTATITTKNIGEVEASYSLTFDCSTGVSKMEEQFYIMKPNEIVTRSFKLYPTSDQASRYVCAAILKDSGFSEVDRAECQFTTTSTVVDNGSQIPFQPPKTSINGFFESVEELWNKLWDGLKDFITGKSCRNKCSGFFDFGCHVQYICMSWVVLFGLLLALFPTVVVLFWLLHHKGLFDPLYDWLEDHLWTPERRRGGKWKLVATPNSSKLHLRKKHEEGFDRHHPNKRRSSTHSLHRHNHLMGDIDYHYHLHHVHKDRHSKHGKTKSSGTSSQGHFGRVKNDKFGHRRRAKEIEMIEGITKGKRYHDGNREKLKHTSVPLDDMYYNVHGKWKD; translated from the exons ATGAATCCGCTCTATCAATTCCTCGTACTTCTAATCACTTCCTCCCTCTCTCTTCATCCCATTTCCACAATCCAAATCCTATCAAAATCCAAACTTGTAAAGTGTGAAAAAACTTCTGATTCCATTGACAACCTCAATTGCACCCAAAAGGTTGTTATTGACTTAGCAGTCCCCAATGAATCA AGTGGGAGGGAGGCTTCAATGGTAGCCGAGATTGTTGAAGTGGAAGAGAATTCAAGTAGCAACATGAGGACTCTCAGGGTCCCACCTGTGATTACTGTTAACAAATCTGCTGCCTATGTTTTATACGAGTTGACTTATATAAGA GATGTTGCTTACAAGCCGGTGGAGTATTATGTTCAGACTCGTAAATGTGAGCCAGATGCTGGGGCAGATGTCGTGCAGATATGTGAGAG GTTGCGAGATGAGAAAGGGCATATCATTGAGCACACTCAG CCTACCTGTTGCCCTTGTGGAGACCAGCGTAGGGTGCCTTCTTCCTGCGGAAACTTTT TTGACAAGATgataaaagggaaggcaaaCACAGCACATTGTCTTCGGTTTCCAGGTGATTG GTTCCATGTATTTGGTGTTGGACAGAGCTCAGTTGGATTTACTATACAAGTCGAAGTTAAGACGAGATCTAGAATATCA GAAGTGATATTGGGTCCTGAAAATAGAACTGCAACATCAAGTGATAATTTTCTGAAGGCTAATCTTGTTGGAGATTATGTTGGTTACACAAGTATTCCATCATTTGAGAATTACTATCTTGTTGTCCCAAGACAG GGTGGCCATGGTCAACCGCAGAATCTTGGAAACAACTTTTCTATGTGGATGCTGCTTGAAAGAGTCAGGTTTACGCTGGATGGTCTTGAATGTGATAAAATTGGTGTTGGCTACGGGGCTTTCAATGGACAACCAGATTTTTGTTCCTCACCATATTGGAGTTGCCTTCATAATCAGCTCTGGAACTTTTGGGAT GCCGACCAGAACAGAATTAGTAGAAATCAGGTGCCACTTTATTCTGTGCAAGGAAGGTTTGAACGGATAAACCAGCATCCA AATGCAGGTGGTCAGGCGTTATCCATAGGAATCACTGAGGTTCTGAATACTAACCTCTTGATTGAATTGAGTGCTGACGATATAGAATATGTCTACCAGAG GAGTCCGGGGAAAATATTAAACATTGCTGTACCAACTTTTGAAGCCCTGACTCAATTTGGGACAGCAACAATCACAACAAAAAACATTGGTGAAGTAGAAGCATCCTACAGCCTAACG TTTGATTGCTCAACAGGTGTCAGCAAAATGGAG GAACAATTTTACATAATGAAGCCAAATGAAATAGTGACAAGATCGTTCAAACTTTACCCAACATCTGATCAAGCATCAAGATATGTCTGTGCAG CCATACTAAAGGACTCAGGTTTTAGTGAAGTTGATCGAGCTGAGTGCCAATTCACAACAACATCTACTGTTGTTGATAATGGCTCCCAG ATTCCATTCCAACCTCCGAAGACGAGTATAAATGGTTTCTTTGAATCTGTCGAGGAGCTTTGGAACAAATTGTGGGATGGTCTAAAAGATTTTATCACTGGAAAAAGTTGCAG AAACAAATGCTCTGGTTTTTTTGACTTTGGATGTCATGTACAATACATCTGTATGAGCTGGGTGGTGTTGTTTGGTCTTCTATTGGCATTATTTCCAACAG TTGTAGTGCTCTTTTGGCTTTTACATCATAAAGGGCTATTTGATCCTTTGTATGACTGGTTAGAAGACCATCTTTGGACTCCAGAAAGAAGAAGAGGTGGCAAGTGGAAGCTTGTTGCTACTCCTAACTCGTCAAAACTGCATTTGAGAAAGAAGCATGAAGAAGGGTTTGACAGACatcatccaaataaaaggcGGAGCAGTACTCACAGTCTTCACAGGCACAATCATTTAATGGGAGATATCGATTACCATTATCATCTTCACCATGTTCATAAAGACAGGCACAGCAAACATGGAAAAACAAAGAGTTCAGGCACCTCATCCCAAGGTCATTTTGGTAGAGTGAAGAATGACAAGTTTGGTCACCGCAGACGagcaaaagaaattgaaatgaTTGAAGGAATTACTAAAGGCAAGAGGTACCATGATGGAAACAGAGAAAAGTTGAAGCATACAAGTGTCCCCTTGGATGATATGTATTATAATGTTCATGGCAAGTGGAAAGACTGA